The following coding sequences are from one Calditrichota bacterium window:
- the bamD gene encoding outer membrane protein assembly factor BamD gives MKKILTQSVMIILLLMLATIACNRNKIKPTASAEERMKIAEKMFKDEDYLDARTQFRIIIYNFPGSAVSARAQYMFAECYFKTKEYLIAAAEYEKLLRVYANSEYVDDAQFKIALCYYKLSPKYSLDQEYTRKAVEELQKFLEDYPNSELAKEANVYLHKCRSKLGKKYYKSGEIYQKMAFYKSAIIYYDYVLDNYYDTEFAPKALIGKAECYQDMKKNDEAIKFYQLYLEKYPKGSSARKVKSILEKLKKSKQG, from the coding sequence ATGAAAAAGATTCTGACTCAGTCTGTAATGATTATTCTTCTGTTGATGTTAGCGACAATAGCTTGTAACCGAAACAAAATCAAACCCACGGCGTCCGCCGAAGAGCGAATGAAAATAGCTGAGAAAATGTTCAAAGACGAGGATTATTTGGATGCGCGCACTCAATTTCGCATCATTATTTATAATTTTCCCGGCAGCGCGGTCAGCGCCAGGGCGCAATATATGTTTGCCGAATGCTACTTCAAAACGAAAGAGTACCTTATTGCCGCTGCCGAATATGAAAAACTTTTGCGCGTTTATGCGAATAGCGAATATGTTGATGACGCTCAGTTTAAAATAGCGCTGTGCTACTACAAACTTTCTCCTAAATATTCATTGGATCAGGAGTACACGCGCAAAGCTGTCGAAGAATTGCAAAAATTCCTCGAAGATTATCCGAACAGCGAATTGGCGAAAGAAGCCAATGTTTATTTGCATAAATGCCGCTCTAAATTAGGCAAAAAATATTACAAGAGCGGTGAAATTTATCAAAAGATGGCGTTTTACAAGTCAGCGATTATTTACTACGATTATGTTCTGGACAATTATTACGATACTGAATTTGCCCCGAAGGCGCTCATCGGCAAGGCGGAGTGCTATCAAGATATGAAAAAGAACGATGAAGCAATAAAATTTTATCAGTTGTATTTGGAAAAATACCCCAAAGGATCGAGCGCCAGGAAAGTCAAATCTATTTTGGAAAAATTAAAAAAAAGCAAGCAAGGCTAA
- a CDS encoding nicotinate-nucleotide adenylyltransferase has product MTNRSKIGLLGGSFDPIHYGHLQLAQWTFERLELNKILFIPAATPPHKRDVNLTAAVHRLNMVKIALQDFPPFEASDIEIKRKGVSYTIDTIHEIKDLYQLTGDDVHLIIGADNLVTFYSWRAPEQILNDCRVVVFRRAEFDISQVDAELLDSVQILDTPLLPVSSTEIREKIRLGQSVAGLVPEKVLAYIEQHGLYREPNSKK; this is encoded by the coding sequence ATGACTAATCGCTCCAAAATTGGACTTCTGGGCGGTTCTTTTGATCCGATTCACTACGGTCATCTTCAATTGGCGCAGTGGACGTTTGAGAGATTGGAATTGAACAAAATTTTATTCATTCCAGCGGCGACTCCTCCGCACAAACGAGACGTCAATCTGACCGCTGCTGTTCATCGGCTGAATATGGTAAAAATCGCTTTGCAAGATTTCCCTCCCTTTGAAGCTTCCGACATCGAAATTAAACGCAAAGGCGTTTCCTACACCATCGATACAATTCATGAAATTAAAGATTTGTACCAATTGACCGGCGACGACGTGCATTTGATAATCGGCGCTGACAATCTAGTCACATTTTACAGTTGGCGCGCGCCCGAACAAATTCTCAACGACTGTCGCGTAGTTGTCTTTCGCAGAGCCGAGTTTGACATCAGCCAGGTGGACGCTGAATTGCTCGACAGCGTTCAAATACTGGATACGCCGCTGCTGCCTGTGTCGTCAACGGAAATCCGGGAAAAAATCAGGCTGGGCCAAAGTGTCGCCGGTTTAGTCCCTGAAAAAGTGCTGGCGTACATTGAACAACATGGCTTGTATCGAGAACCGAATTCAAAAAAATAA
- a CDS encoding Crp/Fnr family transcriptional regulator, translating into MDIELLKKVPIFSNLSDEELQKIRKLCVTQHYEKDRLILIEEESGKTLFLIQKGRVKVSRMSDDGREVILSILGAGGFFGELSLIDGKSRSASVTAIEDSEVLLLHRAEFLVLLEDYPQIAISLLKELAARIRKSDTQIKSLSLQDAMGRVASTLILLAEDSGRIRQGTVIIPKIPLQQDLANMSGTSRETISRVFRYFEEEQLMTREGRRVTIPEYEKFKRMFS; encoded by the coding sequence ATGGATATTGAATTATTGAAAAAGGTGCCGATTTTTTCCAATCTTAGCGATGAGGAATTGCAGAAAATCCGCAAACTGTGCGTAACGCAGCATTATGAAAAAGATCGTCTGATTCTCATTGAAGAAGAGAGCGGAAAGACGCTGTTTTTGATCCAAAAAGGCAGAGTGAAAGTGTCGCGCATGAGCGATGATGGCAGAGAAGTGATTTTGTCGATTTTGGGCGCCGGCGGTTTTTTCGGCGAGCTTTCGCTCATCGACGGAAAATCGCGTTCCGCCAGTGTGACCGCTATCGAAGATTCGGAGGTACTGCTGCTTCATCGGGCGGAGTTTTTGGTGCTCTTGGAAGATTACCCGCAAATCGCAATCAGCTTGCTCAAAGAATTAGCGGCGCGCATTCGAAAGAGCGACACGCAAATTAAAAGTTTGTCGCTACAAGACGCCATGGGACGCGTAGCTTCGACTTTGATTTTGCTGGCGGAAGATAGCGGCAGAATCCGCCAGGGCACAGTCATCATTCCGAAAATTCCCTTGCAGCAAGACCTGGCAAACATGTCCGGAACGTCGCGAGAGACCATTTCGCGCGTTTTTCGCTATTTTGAAGAAGAACAGTTGATGACACGAGAAGGGCGGCGCGTCACTATTCCGGAATATGAAAAATTTAAGCGCATGTTTTCATAA
- a CDS encoding NUDIX hydrolase, whose amino-acid sequence MPQNFEGPRVGVGAIIFNDKNQVLLIKRGNVPYKGVWTIPGGRVELGEPVKEAALREVREECHLEIELVDLLGVVDLILKNKNGTVDFHYVLIDYLAKFKSGAPRADSDATDIGWFSREQWEKLDIPSITRKMLEKAFTKIYPSEESYN is encoded by the coding sequence ATGCCTCAGAATTTCGAGGGTCCCAGAGTCGGAGTGGGAGCTATTATCTTCAATGACAAAAATCAAGTTTTGCTCATCAAACGCGGCAACGTGCCTTACAAAGGCGTCTGGACTATTCCGGGTGGCCGAGTCGAATTAGGCGAACCCGTGAAAGAGGCGGCGTTGCGCGAAGTGCGCGAAGAATGTCACCTCGAAATCGAATTAGTCGATCTGTTGGGCGTTGTGGATTTGATTTTAAAAAACAAGAATGGGACGGTAGATTTTCATTACGTTCTGATTGATTATCTGGCAAAATTCAAAAGCGGCGCACCTCGCGCGGATTCTGACGCGACGGACATCGGTTGGTTTTCTCGGGAGCAATGGGAAAAATTGGACATTCCGTCCATTACTCGCAAAATGCTGGAGAAGGCATTCACTAAAATTTATCCCAGCGAAGAATCTTACAACTAA